The following proteins come from a genomic window of Miscanthus floridulus cultivar M001 chromosome 2, ASM1932011v1, whole genome shotgun sequence:
- the LOC136535636 gene encoding polyadenylate-binding protein RBP47B'-like, which produces MAAPYHQPTSLEDVRTLWIGDLQYWTDENYLYSCFAHSGEVQSVKIIRNKVTSLPEGYGFIEFVSHEAAEKIIQTYNGTLMPGTEHTFRLNWASFSSGERRPDSGSDHSIFVGDLAPDVTDYLLQETFRVNYPSVRGAKVVTDPNTGRSKGYGFVKFADENEKNRAMTEMNGVYCSTRPMRISAAIPKKSTGSQLQYSAAKAVYPATAYAMPQLQAVLPDSDPTNTTIFIGNLDPNVTEDELRQICVQFGELIYVKIPVGKGCGFVQYASRASAEEAVQRLHGTMIGQQAVRLSWGRSPASKQDPSAVWSQQADPNQWANTYYGYGYDAYGYAQDPSYAYGAYAGYSQYPQQIEGSVDATSVAGSHPGMEQKEEPYDPMNIPDVDKLNASYMVVHGRAMLGRSLWLKTNPLPQPT; this is translated from the exons ATGGCGGCGCCGTATCACCAGCCGACGAGCCTGGAGGATGTCCGGACGCTGTGGATCGGCGACCTCCAGTACTGGACCGACGAGAACTACCTCTACAGCTGCTTCGCTCACTCCGGGGAG GTACAATCTGTTAAAATAATACGCAACAAAGTAACAAGCCTTCCAGAGGGTTATGGATTTATAGAGTTTGTTTCGCATGAAGCTGCTGAGAAAATTATCCAGACTTACAATGGCACACTGATGCCAGGAACTGAACACACATTCAGATTGAATTGGGCCTCTTTCAGCTCTGGTGAGAGGCGTCCTGATTCAGGATCTGATCATTCGATTTTCGTAGGGGACTTGGCACCTGATGTCACAGATTACTTACTACAGGAGACATTCCGAGTGAACTATCCATCTGTTAGAGGGGCTAAGGTTGTCACAGATCCAAATACCGGGAGATCTAAAGGATATGGATTTGTAAAGTTCGCAGATGAAAATGAAAAGAACCGTGCAATGACAGAAATGAATGGTGTGTACTGTTCAACAAGACCTATGCGGATAAGTGCTGCAATACCTAAGAAATCCACTGGCTCTCAGCTTCAGTATTCAGCTGCTAAAG CGGTGTATCCAGCAACAGCTTATGCAATGCCTCAGCTCCAGGCAGTTCTCCCTGACAGTGATCCTACAAACACTACG ATATTTATTGGGAACTTGGACCCAAATGTGACAGAAGATGAGCTGAGGCAGATATGTGTACAGTTTGGAGAGCTTATATATGTGAAAATTCCTGTTGGTAAAGGATGTGGATTTGTACAGTATGCATCTAG GGCATCAGCTGAAGAGGCAGTACAACGTCTTCATGGCACAATGATTGGCCAACAAGCTGTTCGGCTTTCATGGGGCCGAAGTCCTGCGAGTAAACAG GATCCATCAGCTGTGTGGAGTCAGCAAGCAGATCCAAATCAGTGGGCAAACACTTACTATGGCTATGGATATGATGCATATGGATATGCTCAGGATCCGTCATACGCGTATGGTGCCTATGCAGGATATAGCCAATATCCCCAACAG ATTGAGGGAAGTGTTGACGCCACTTCTGTTGCTGGTAGCCATCCAGGCATGGAACAAAAAGAGGAGCCATATGATCCAATGAACATACCTGATGTCGACAA GCTGAATGCTTCATACATGGTTGTTCATGGTAGAGCCATGCTAGGGCGGTCCTTGTGGTTGAAGACCAACCCTCTGCCCCAACCGACGTAA